The DNA region GCCCCGGCTGCTCTgacaggcagtgctgctgtccGTCACTTACCCCCGCAAATACAGTATCTGCTGGTTTTGTCCTATCATGCAAATTTTGTTTAGGTGCGCTGTTGAATCAATTCGAACTCTTAATGCTGTATCAAGGGGATAACAAATACTCAAGTGCTTTACAGCTTTCCACGGTGGATTTTaagttatttatttatatacCTATTTATTTGAGGCACGCGTGTGTCTAAATGGAATCCTAAATAAAATCTCAAACCCCAGCTTTGGTGTTTGTTGGCACTGGGTGGCGTGTCTGCAGGAACCTGTGGAAACGAGGGAGCAGCTCCACATGTGGGAGGTTACAGCAGTTTTGATTCACTTGCAGTCCTTGTCAGTATCTGAATCGATATAGTACTAGAAATACTTTTCTAACACCTGGACAGCACTGGCTGCTCTTTGTTTCACGGATTAAATCTGTTTTCTTGTTGATTAGGCCTGAAAGTATACGAATTCAAACACTAAGAAAACGATACAGATTCCCAATTCTGCAACACAGCGGCCGGTTGGGGGACCCGAACCCGGGTCCAGCAGAGCGGGTCAGAGTGAGGACTCGAACCCGGGCCCCCAGGTGGGTTCGGGACCCGAACCCGAGACCCGGGGGCTGGATTAGGTGGGGCCGGGACTCGAACCCTGGGCCCGCGGATGGGTCCGATAGGGTCGGGACTCGAATCCGGGCTCCGCGCTCTGCAAGgcagcgggcgggcgggcggaagCACGGCGGCGGATGAGGCGGGCGGTGCCGGCGGATgaggcggggccgcgccgggccgggctgagccgcGCCGGGCTGAGCCGCGCCGGCACCCGCGGCCATGAGCTACGAGCAGCGCCGTGACTGGGGCCGCGGtcgcggccggggccggggccacgGCAGCGatggcggcgccgccgccgcctcctccgcgGCGGGCGGCGGAGGCGGGCGGGGACGGCACCCCAGCCACCTGAAGGGCCGCGAGATCGGGCTGTGGTACGCCCGCAGGCAGGGCCAGAAGAACCGGGACGCCGACCGGCAGCAGGTGAGGGACGTGGGGACGCGTTCTGGGGCGGGGGCCTGTGCCTCTCCGCGCAGGCAGAGCCGGAGGTGTCCGGTCGTGCCCGGTCACAGAGGCAGGCCGGTGTGTGAGGGCTGCTGCGGCCGCTGTTTGTGGTGCccggagccctgggcacagcagcggtgcccggagccctgggcacagcagcggGCCGGTGTGTGAGGGCTGCCGCGGCCGTTGTTTGTGGTGCTCGGAGCCCCTGGTCACAGCAGCGGTGCccggagccctgggcacagcGGCGGGCCGGTGTGTGAGGGCTGCCGCTGCCGTTGTTGGGCTGCTCGGGCTCCCCGCTGATGATGGACCCTGTGCTTTCTGCCCTAGAGAGCTGTGGTGCGCATGGACGAGCGCCGGGAAGAGCAAATCGTGCAGCTGCTGAATTCTGTCCAGACTAAAAACGACAAAGAGCAAGAAGCCATGTCCTGGTGGTCTGGGGATGAAGAAGGGTAAAGAGATATAATTACCAGTTCATTTATTCACTTTGAATTGCACAGACTTTCCACAAGCTGTCAGGAAGATGTGTCAGAAGTGATTTGCCTTTATTGAGTGTACTGGCTCAACAAATACCCTCCAGTTTCTCCACATGTCACATTGTCACACTGAAATGGTTGTAGTCATTGCTGTAAAACTCTTTCATTACTGCTGAGTTTAGGGTGTTGAATTTCTACTTAAACTCATAAAACTTCTAACTCATCTCAAGGCCTACTACAGTAGATGCATGGGACTTTTCAGCTCTCTTGGCCTCTGGAACAACTCTTCCTGAAGTGGATTATGGCTTCTGTTTTGAGTTATTGTGCAGTCTTGGAACATTTTCGCAGGGTCTGTTCTGGAGTCATTAAGGATTTGCAGGAATAGCTGGAATGGGCCCGTGTGCTGAATGAGGGAATTGGGGCTCCCTTTGGTGAGGGATCCAGTTATGGGGCAGTGGGTCAAGCTGTCCTTTTCTGATGATGCTTTGTTGCTTTGGGGCTTTGTTTGGTACAAAAGAACAAAGTGTGTTTTTTCTTAGATCCTGATGTCAGGTTTTTGGTGGCTGGTAGTTTGAGACTTTATTTTGGTTTAATGATTTTCGCTGCAGtgacagacccagagcagctggggctgcccctggatccctggcagtgcccagggctgggttggacactggggtttggagcaactggggcagtgggaggtgttcctgccatggcagggtggctctgggtgagctttgaggtccttccaacccaaaccattccgtggTTCTCTGTTCCCATGGACTGTTGGTTCATTAACTGCTGGATGTAATTACCTGCACTCTGCGTgtggccaggcacagctgggggaaTCTGAAGTTCTTGTTCTGTcattccagccctgctccagagcagcCTGCCAAAGTGAAACCAGATGCTGAGAAAGCTCCTGTGAGACAGATACCAACCTGGGAGAAAACATCCCTGGATTTGGATGTGGAATTCCTCTGTGAAAAAACCGAGCAGGATGCTGATTTAGATGAACAACTTAAAGAAGACTTAATGAAGAAGAGATCTGATCCCAGATATATTGAAATGCAGGTACTTTTCCCTGTGTTAAGTTGAAAACTTTtaattggaattttttttaaattaagctaACCTCCAAATGTAATCCCTCGTAATTTACTAGAAAGTTGTCATGATGTTATTTTTGCTAAAAATTATCTTTAGAATTCATAAAATTCTTACCTATTGATAGAACAGTGGTTAAAAATTGAAAATGACAAATTTCAGAAACAGTTAGAATCTGAAATTTGAAGCTGACATGTTGTTCTATTGGGTGGGTGTCTCTTTCTTTTTTATGGATTGTGTCCCTGCAGTTATGTCTGAAACTAGAAGCACAGCACTGGGCTCTGAAGGAATGGCCTTTTGAAAACaggggttttgttttgagcaGCCATGTACAGAAAATGGTCTTTCCCTGGACACCAGTTCTCTTTTCCATACCAGGCCCTGCTCTTGCACCTGTATATACCTGCCTTGTCGTGTACTTAACTGTTGGgctgaaataatttttctaaaTTGAATGAAACTGAAACAACACAGGAATTAAAGTTATTTCCCACTGGCCTGTGTTTATACAAGTGTGGCTGAGCAGTTTGTCATTATTTTGTAGTTTAGCCCAAACTAAAGGGTGAAATCTAATAGAGGTGAAATCTGTTCTATTGCTTCAGTGTTGAAAAGATGTTTAAAgagaaacattttttctttttccccagagATTCCGAGAGAAGCTGCCCTCATACGGGATGAGAGAGGTGAGTGTGCATTGAGAGAGTCTCTGTGGTGCAGTGCTCCAAAGCAGGGGCTGTTATTAATTGATGTTAATTCTTAGGCTGATATCCCCTGTATGCAGTAGAAATGGAGTATTCTGATATTCTGTTTGCTTTTGCAGGCTCAGTGGGTGATCAGTGAGCTCCTTCCTACAGTCCCTCTATTTGTCATAATGTCCTTGCTGTTAGGATTGGTTTCTTTAAATAGTCATACTGCCCTTaacagtccttggggaggggagGACGAGGCTGGGAAACTGTTCCTCTTGGTACAAGAAATGTTAAAATATTGTGCTGAAAACCTTTAGTTTGTGCAGGCTTGGAGTCCCACAGGGCAAACTCTTGTGTTCAGCCTCCAGAGATCTACAGGAGCaaagcaggaagcagaaaggttAAAAATGTATTTCAGGCTTTCATTTTAGTTCTTCTATGTTGCTTTCATTCAGGATCTAAAGCATTTAAAGCTAGCGTTGAGGTTGAGCATGCCTTAAACCCTACACATGTGAAGTGCAAATGTGCAGAAATGGCTTCTGTGAGATTTAACGTTTTTGGTAGCATGACAGGAGGCAGCTGAGCACGTTGATACTTAGCTCAGAGTTCAGGCCACAGGAGCAGGGAATTGTCAGAATCCTCCACAGTGTgtttgcagcagcagagcagtaACAGCTGTGTCTCTGTGTGGCCAGGAGCTGGTGAAGCTGATCAACAGCAACCGCGTGACGGTGATCAGCGGCGAGACGGGCTGCGGCAAGACCACGCAGGTGACACAGTTCATCCTGGACGACCACATCGAGCGTGGCCTGGGCTCCACCTGCAGGATCGTGTGCACACAGCCCCGCAGGATCAGTGCCATCTCTGTGAgtgcccctgcccaggctgctgcaagTAACGGTGCTGGGAACCTGTGCTGACTGGCTGTTCACAAGGCTCAGTGTCCGTGGAgcactggcactgcagcctcCTTCTTCCCTGGCTTTAGTCATGGGGTACCTCTGTGGGTTTCATGGATTTGGGCAGTGCAAATGCCCACTAAGATAAAAACTAATGCAGTGTGGGGCCCTCTAGAGGTGTGTTAATGAGCAGGAAAGAATCTGGCTTTCAAATGCTCTGTAGTTACTCTCCTTGGTAGTTCAGTGTCAGATGGCCAAGCTCTGAAACGGGAATGGGCTGCTAATGCCCTGTGTTCCTAGAGTCTTGTCCCTGGGTTGCTGCTCTCATGGGAGGAGAAAAGTTGTTCTTCGGGGCATTTCTTAATTTACAAACCTCTCAGAACCAGGTGTTCCTACTGGTAAGCAGCTCAGTCAGAGATCAGCCTGATTTTCTTTGTCCCCCTCAGGTGGCTGAGAGAGTGGCtgctgagagggcagagagctgtggCAACGGCAGGAGCACGGGGTACCAGATCCGCCTGCAGaggtgagcagctccatggcaagGGTCTCTTGTTATCCAAAGGAGACTATTTGAAAAGTACTTCTAAAAAGAAAGAACTGCTTTCCTGCTGGTGTTTTCCCCTGAAGGAATTCCTGTGAGGAAGGGATGAGGTTTTTGAATTTTAGGAAGAGGTTTGAGTGCATTTACTATCTTTTATGTGACAGTGACTATTCTAAGTTAGGCTTTGTCTAATAAGTCCTGTTTTCAGCTCTTGTAAACGGTTCTGCTGCGGGGAGAAATAAAACTGATGTCCCTAATCAATGAATttcaagaaaaaatgaaaatgctCCAAACCATATTTCTGTGGAAAGCTGTGCATTTGCTACACATATTTATGGACCAATTCCCTGGGACCATGTAATAGGTGCAGTGACAGAAGCTTGCAGAGCAAAAGCTTTTACGTTTGTAGTTGGCTATAACTGAAAAATCTGAAGTGGTACCAGCACATAAGGGAGCCCGTTTGTTGAAGCAAAACTGCTGGTGAGAGAGGAGAGCTGAGCCCTCCCAGCATTTTACCTGGGGTTTATAGAATCTCTGCTATTCCTCTTTGCTCCCAGTGCTGTGCATGTGAGtgccctctgagctgcaggaagtgGGGATCAGCACCTCAGTGTGCAGGGGATGGCACGGGGTGCCTGGAAGCCAGGGCCTCTCCCTGCTCCATTCCCCAGCCACAGAGGTGATGCAGCAGTGGCCCAATTCCGTGTGCtgtgagggagggaggcagtgaggCACATTGCATCATGTCTGCAATGGCACCTGCAGCTGGGGTTTAAGGTTTTACAGCATTTTGTTAAATACAGAGGAAAACTGAGGAGTTCTTATTTTATTGTGTCTCTTTCAGCCGCTTGCCAAGGAAACAAGGTTCCATTTTGTACTGTACCACGGGAATTGTCCTGCAGTGGCTCCAGTCAGATAAGTAAGAGCTCCTGTTTAATGAGACACTGAATGCAATTATGGAATGAGTCCTGGGCTGTTCCAAACAGTCATGgctctgctttttattttttctaaaagcAAAAGTTTAACTTCTTCCCCTTCTCTTTTTAGGCACTTGTCCAGCATCAGTCATGTAGTTCTTGATGAAATCCATGAAAGAAATCTTCAATCAGATGTTTTAATGAGCATTATTAAAGATCTTCTGAATGTTCGGCAGGATCTGAAAGTCATACTGATGAGTGCTACTTTAAATGCAGAGAAGTTTTCCGAGTACTTTGGTAGGTGAAATGCTTCCTAGAAATGTTCTTCTTAAGTAATTTAGGCTTCTAAAAGTATAGTGCAGTCCTTGAATGATAGCATTGATTTGTATCAAAGGAAGAAATTACTTCAGTTTTACAAATACCCGCCAGCTGCTGGACATGCAGTTTCTCTCAGTTTTATCTCATTGCTTCTGGTTTTGCTTTTCAGACACATTATGGAAACAGAATCCACAGAGTATTTTCCTAGTAAATATTTACCACGTTTAGCATTCTTGCTCTGAAGGGGCAGGCAGATTGAACTTTGTGTTGTTCAGTCTCACAGCTTTTTCCAGTAGCTGGAACCAGTTGAACATCGTGGTGTGCAGAATACTGCCTGCTGCCTGTCCTTTTTTTATTCAGCAGCCTTACTTGGGGGTGAATGTGACATCTTCCCTGACAACTGGAAATGTCCCGTAGACATGACAGCTATATTGCAGAACTAGTGAGGAATGTTTATTGCTTCTGTTCTTTCAGTGCAGTATTTCATCAGTGGTTTTAAAACTGAGTTCTGCCTCCCTCCACAGACCATTGCCCGATGATTCACATCCCTGGGTTCACTTTCCCAGTGGTGGAATATCTGCTTGAAGATGTCATTGAGAAGTTGAGGTAAGTGTTTTTTCTGAACATCATTTCGGAGAGTATTTGGGTGGGGGCTTAGCCTAGTGTATGTATGTTCAAAGATTAACTTGGCATAAAGAAGAGTTGCCTGTATTTTTCAACAGTAAACCTCCTAAGGGGGGCCTTGTACAGTAATTACAGGTTACCCATAATTCCACAGTTACCTGGGAATATTGGCTTGAGGGGAAGAACAGTTTCTCTGTTGCTGTGGTGAATTTTCAGGTCTCTAAATTAAGCTAGTCTTTCTtgcttttcacttttttcccctaCATGTTCTCATACTTAGTAGGGCTGGTCCCTGCTTTTGTAAGATTTCTGTCAGAAGAGAAACTGAAGATTCTTACACATGATTTAGCTAAAGCACAGCATATTGTCCATGGTTTGAGAACTGTGCAGCTGCTGTAAATTCTCTCAGTTTCAGATGGAATTgtgtctgctcctgctgtgcaCAGGTACACCCCGGAGAAGACGGACCGCCGGCTGCACTGGAGGAGGGGCTTCATGCAGGGCCACATGAGCAGGCCAgagaaggaggagagggaggagatcTACAGGCAGCAGTGGCCAGGCTACCTaaggcagctgcagggcaggttgGGCCCAAGTTTCTCTTCTGCTTCCAGTTTCCAGGCAGCTCTGAAGTGACAACCATAAATTAGTGCTGTGTTGTGTTGCTGGGCTTTAGGAACAGTGGGATAGCGGCTGCTGTGGAAAATGGTGATGGAATTATCTGTACAGTTGGCTGGCAGCTAGTGAAGTGCTTTAGAGACAGCAGGATTAGCTCCCTTTGCCTCTGAGTTGTTCAAGTTTCAGTTCATTACCTAAATACAAATTGTCAGTCCCTGGCTCATCAATGAGAAGGAGGGAGGTCATGCAAGGGCTTCAAAACAGTTCAGTCATGACATGGTAATTCCTCAGCAGTTCTGAACTGACAATAATCACACTGAACTAAATGTGGAGAGCCCTTTGGAGGTGCAGGAGTTGCTCAGAGAACTGAGCTGATTGCAGGTGGGTTCATGGCTGGGTGGCTCACTCAGAGCTTTACATGTCTGTGCTTTCCCTGCTGCAGGTATTCAGCAAGCACAATCAGTGCCTTGGAAATGATGGATGATGACAAGGTGGACCTGGACCTTATAGCAGCACTGATCAGACACATTGTGCTGGAAGAGGAGGTACAGTGGGACTGAGCTGGGGGCAGTGCTAGAGCTGGCAATGGCTTTGGCTGGTCACACAGAAAGAAGAGAAGTTTTTGTTTGCTCTTCTAAGTAATTGAACAGTTTTGAACTACTTTTATGTTCAGATAAATACATGGAGGTAGCtcttttctaggaaaaaaaaaaaacttgacaGACTGTACCAGGCTGGGTCTGTGAGGTTTCACATCTCACATGCCCACCATTTGTCAGTGTGCAAGGAGCTGGCTCTCTGTGCAGTGTGTGATGTGTTCTGACCTCTCTTCCCTTCACTGCCTCTTTTCCCCGTAGGATGGTGCAATTCTGGTGTTTCTGCCAGGCTGGGATAACATCAGCACTTTGCATGAGCTCTTGATGTCTCAAGTCATGTTTAAGTCAGGTAAAACCCAAACTCTCTGTGGGActtctggcagtggcactggggGCAGACTCCTTTTGCATGGGGTTGCTGCAGTTGGGCTGGATTCATTTTTTCCCTTGTCTCCTCTCCAGGGTGTTCAGCAGTTTTTGTGTGTCTGGTGTCCTTTCCTCTGCTAACAACCACTCATTTTCCTCAGTGTGGGAGTGACAATCTGAAAAACAACCTGACCTGCATCTTCTTCCTCTTGTCCTTTCCTGCAGCTGGGAGAGCTCCCATCCAAAACTAAACTCCATTCTGTGTGTGCTTCCTCTGTGCTTCATCCTTGAGCAGCTTCCCCTGCTTTGCTGATCGTTCCCTTAAATCCTGTTGATTTGGGAATTTCTTACAAACCCTCAAGTACTCTGTGCCTGTCTGACACACTTTAACTTGTCCTTTTGCATCTCTCATATTTCCATCTCACCTGTCTTAGCTGGGCTCTTGGCTGTTCAGATGGTGACTTGCAGTGTGGTTGTGTACATTCCATAGATGCAGAATTCCAGTTCATTGGCAGATTGAGTGTCAGTTTGTGTATTAAACTTGACCAATTATTTAATAACTTCAGAATTTAAAAAGGAAGTCTGAATTACTATACATAACTTCACATATTGTCTTAACTCTTCATGTTATAGCATCGTAAAAAAGGCCTTTATACCTTTTCACTTTAGAATTTGCTGTTATGATACAAATACCTGTGATCTCAGAGCAAGAAGCAGTAGCCTGACTTGCGGCCTATTTTCTCTGTTCTGCATGGTTGATTTAATAGATTTTCCTGTAAAATTGGAAGTTTCTGTGCTTACACCATATCTTCTACTGATTTTTAACTTTCAGATAGGTTTATTATCATCCCTTTGCATTCACTGATGCCTACTGTTAACCAGACTCAGGTATGCTTCTCTTTTATTGCAATCTTTCAcaactacaagaaaaaaaaaaaaaaaaagaatgaagcacATGTTTGCTTTTGGCAAAGACATAAATGGGCCCTGGGTAATTACAGGTGTTCAAGAAGACCCCGCCAGGAGTCAGGAAAATTGTGATTGCAACCAACATTGCAGAAACCAGGTAAGTGCCTGGCTGCCCAGAGCCAGGAAAGCTATGTGTTTAACAAAATAAATGGAAGTGATGATTTAAAGTATAAGCCTCTTTGGTGTTCCTGAAAATATGTTTGTGTTTGTGCCATTAGTTTAGAAATATTTATAGACTAAACAGAGTTTTCCTATAATTGTTTTAAACAATCCAGCCAACTCTGTTGTTTTGAACAGTTAAACTACAGGAATACTAAACAATTGCTAGAATGATTTGTACAGGATAATCTGAGCTGCCTGTCCTCTGTTCAGAGTCCAAGTGGGAACTTCTGCCAGACCAAGGAGAATAAATCAGTAACATAGTTGTTAATGAAATTCCAAAGGcagatttttttaattgctgactCTGTTTGGGAGGGAATAAAGAGAGGCCAAAGCCAATCCTAGGTCACACTTGCAAAGGTGAaaagttgcttttttttcctctttttttccaacAGCATCACGATTGATGACGTGGTGTTCGTTATAGATGGGGGGAAAATAAAGGAGACTCACTTTGACACCCAGAACAACATCAGCACCATGGCTGCAGAGTGGGTCAGCAAAGCCAATGCCAAGCAGAGGAAGGGTCGAGCAGGAAGGTAGGAACAGGGGGTGCTTAGGGAAGTTTGGGGATGTTGAGTTTCCCACAGTGCTGAAGGTTTTTATTATTTGcatgtgctggcacagctggctcctGTTCCTGGGCAGGGAATGATTTCCTTGCCTTCCTAGGAAGCTGAATTGACCTGTGCTGTGTTTAACTCCACAGTTTCCCTCCTATAGAAGAGTGTCCTGCATTTTGTTGTAATTTTTGTCATTGCTCTCACACCTGATTTATGAGGCTGATACAGTAAAGTGGAAATGGtgtaaaaattaatttctgtgttCTCTATGCCTCTTTCCTGCTGATGGGTCTTCAGAAGACTGAAGTGGGTTTTACAATTGAATGCACTTCAGTTCTAATTCCTGGAGGAGTTTTGGGAAGCTCTTTGTAAGAAATAGACCCATAATGTATCAGTTTCATtggtttaaaaaacccaacaaatgccCAAACCCATAAGAATGGTTTCTTTAAATCATTGCAGGGTTCAGCCAGGCCACTGTTACCATCTGTACAACGGGCTGCGTGCCAGCCTGCTGGATGATTATCAGTTACCAGAGATCCTGAGGACACCCTTGGAAGAACTCTGCTTACAAATCAAGGTAAAGGCAGGAATCTTCAAAAATATTTATTACCTATTTTTCCATTGGGATAACTGGTGAGAGAATAAGTTAATCCAACTGTGAGCCTAGAGTTGTTCATCCAAAACAGTGAGAATGCCAGTGAGTCAATTTATACGATCTCTTAAAAGAATTTTACTACAAAGTCGTTTTAGAACTGGTGTGAATTTCCTTTTTGGCAGTTTGCATTGAATTCCTTACAAAAGCAGAAGGATTGCCATGTGTAAGTGAACTGAATGAAGAATAGATTCTTCTGCTGCAAACTCCATCACTAGTACATTTTTTTTGTCCTTAGTTCTTAACCCAAGAAATTCTAACTGGGGCTGTGAATTGCTCACACTACTTCAATGAGTGTGGTTACTGCTAACCAGTTTTAGACAACCATCTTTCTCCAGCTGCTGTAGGCTTTTGTTGTGATTTTTCTTTCAGATCCTGAGGCTTGGTGGAATTGCCTATTTTCTGAGCAAACTGATGGACCCCCCCTCTCGTGATGCTGTGATGCTGGCCATAAATCACCTCATGGAGCTGGTAAAGTTTTGCTTCATCTGTTCAGAGCTGTGGCACTGTGGGGTCACCAGGCAGGGGTGCCTGCACAGCTCTGGGCATTGCAGCCCcttcccctggcacagagcctgggTGGACCCTCGCTGCACAGAGGGGACATTGCACACAATCCATGGTGCTTGGGGCCCTGCAGAGTGCTGCAGAGGGACTTTGTGAAGGACTCCAGACACACACGTGGCCCTGCACTTCGGGGACTGCCTCCTCTGTaccctgctgcctccctgccttCCTGCTGCCGGTGGGTCAGTGAGGAGCTGGAGACAAACGAGCACGTGGGAGGAGCACCTGGTGTCATTGTTCCCctggctgctggggcaggagaggTTCATGGCACATTTGTTCTGCTGACTCCTTGCCCTGGTGGCATGTGTACAGATGAGTTGTAGCCATAGATAGGAACAGCTGGTTTGGGTATTAGTGGGGGATACCTGTGTACCAAGGAAATGCTCCCCATTTCATATGGTGTGTGTTTCTTTCCTCTCTGCCCTTGTGCTGGCAGAATGCTCTGGACAGGCAGGAGGAGCTGACTCCCCTGGGTGTGCACCTGGCACGGCTGCCCGTGGAGCCACACATTGGGAAGATGATCCTGTGTGGAGCCTTGTTCTGCTGCCTGGACCCCGTGCTGACCATTGCAGCCAGCCTCAGCTTCAAGGACCCTTTTGTCATCCCTCTGGTAAAGTCTCACAGACCACAGTTACCTGTGGGAATTTAAGAATCTCAGGAGGATGCTGGGACTCAGTGAGGTGTTATAGTTTAAGAGCACTTTCATTAGTGTCATGGTAATTACATTTTTACTAGTGAGTTGCCTTTGCATACTATGAATTATCATTTTTCCTGCAGAATATTTGAAATAACTATAATTTTCATGTGTTACATACAAAGTACTGCTGTACAGATGTACCTGAGTTTGGAGAAGAGAACTGTCATGTCAGTCTAGGTATTATGTAGGTTCTGATTTTTAGGGCAAAGAGAAAATCGCAGATGCAAGAAGAAAGGAGCTGTCGAAGAACTCGAAAAGCGACCATCTGACTGTGGTGAATGCCTTCACTGTAAGCATGTTTTCATGTGGTTTTTTCTTctagaattttaattttaataatattGATGATCCTAAGGAAAAACCTGATCAGCCTATGCTCTGTAGGCTTTCTTGTTTGGCTTCTACAGAAACATGAAACCCAACTGATTTTCACCCTTCTAGTGTTGCATAATCTTGTCTCCAGGCTCAGTAACCTGATTTCTGGAGGACAagtctgaaaatgacaaagggaaCACAGTACTATAGTTACCTTGCTGAAATTGTTCACTCTTGGCCTCTGCAAGAGGCTGAAGCCAACTTCAGAGTGTGGGATGTTGTGCTGTACTGTGTTGTGGTGAGGAGAGGAGGAAATAAACGGCCTGGAAAACACAA from Melospiza melodia melodia isolate bMelMel2 chromosome 12, bMelMel2.pri, whole genome shotgun sequence includes:
- the DHX36 gene encoding ATP-dependent DNA/RNA helicase DHX36: MSYEQRRDWGRGRGRGRGHGSDGGAAAASSAAGGGGGRGRHPSHLKGREIGLWYARRQGQKNRDADRQQRAVVRMDERREEQIVQLLNSVQTKNDKEQEAMSWWSGDEEGPAPEQPAKVKPDAEKAPVRQIPTWEKTSLDLDVEFLCEKTEQDADLDEQLKEDLMKKRSDPRYIEMQRFREKLPSYGMREELVKLINSNRVTVISGETGCGKTTQVTQFILDDHIERGLGSTCRIVCTQPRRISAISVAERVAAERAESCGNGRSTGYQIRLQSRLPRKQGSILYCTTGIVLQWLQSDKHLSSISHVVLDEIHERNLQSDVLMSIIKDLLNVRQDLKVILMSATLNAEKFSEYFDHCPMIHIPGFTFPVVEYLLEDVIEKLRYTPEKTDRRLHWRRGFMQGHMSRPEKEEREEIYRQQWPGYLRQLQGRYSASTISALEMMDDDKVDLDLIAALIRHIVLEEEDGAILVFLPGWDNISTLHELLMSQVMFKSDRFIIIPLHSLMPTVNQTQVFKKTPPGVRKIVIATNIAETSITIDDVVFVIDGGKIKETHFDTQNNISTMAAEWVSKANAKQRKGRAGRVQPGHCYHLYNGLRASLLDDYQLPEILRTPLEELCLQIKILRLGGIAYFLSKLMDPPSRDAVMLAINHLMELNALDRQEELTPLGVHLARLPVEPHIGKMILCGALFCCLDPVLTIAASLSFKDPFVIPLGKEKIADARRKELSKNSKSDHLTVVNAFTGWEEARSCGFRNEKDYCWEYFLSSNTMQMLHNMKGQFAEHLLAAGFVNSRNPKDPKSNTNSGNEKLLKAVICAGLYPKVAKIRPSFSKKRKMVKVCTKTDGSVNIHPKSVNVEETEFHYNWLVYHLKMRTSSIYLYDCTEVSPYCLLFFGGDISIQKDKDQDTIAVDEWIVFQSPEKIANLVKKLRKELDDLLQEKIESPHPVDWDDIKSRDTAVLTAIIDLITTQENEGVRNFAPRFQGERYS